In the Sulfobacillus thermosulfidooxidans DSM 9293 genome, TGACAATGCCTCCCAATCCCAACAAAACGAGACTCACATAGGAAGCCACAGCGATGGTAGGAATAATGTGGAGCCAGGTTGCGACAACCACAGGCAACGCTCCCATGGCCAGAATGGTGCGGTAGCTGCTAGATGTTCTGCCGTAAAACTCGTGTGGGACCGTCTTTTGCAGATAAGTGCTCACGACCACATCATGGAAATCGGCATTCATTCCGGTCACCAAGACGGCCATAATAATGCCAAGCGGTGTCGGAGTCAACACGAATAGAGCAAACGGGATCATATTGACCAGTTGAGACAACAAAATCCACCGAATGGGGTAATCGCGTTGATAACGAGAAAGTATCCATCCCATACCAATCGAGCCCACAGCACTCATACTGTAGGCAGGTCCTGTAAGACCTGTTCCGAACACTGTCGCATGAGACAAGGCCGGCACTAAAATTTCAATCATGCGCCATCCTCCCGAAGCCGTAGCAGCCAACACAAAGATGGCCACGAGGTCTTTTCGCGTCCCCGCATAGTGCCAGCCATCTTTGAGCACTGCATACAGCGTTGGGTGCTGGGTGGACACGCGGGGACCCACCACTCGACTCCGCAGGGAACCCCACCCTAAGAAAATCTGTGCTAGTGCAAACAAGGCGATTAACGGAACGATGCTGCCCGTCTTAGCAAGCAATTCCGCCCCGAGCGCAGGACCGACAATGGCAGCACTGCGGGATATCGCAAGACGGCGTCCATTAAATCGATTGAGCGCCTGCTTAGGAAGCGCAATTTGAATGAGTTTTTGCAGTCCGGGTGAACTGACCGATTCGAATACCTGAAAACCCGTCACGACCACGAGTAGGGTCAGAACTGACGCGCCCTTCCAATTGATCCACAGGGCGCACAGGATCCCAAACCATCCCGAGAAGAGATAGGCCATCCATACCGCGCGGGAACGCTCGGATCGGTCGATGATGCTACCGGCAAGTGGCTGCAGAAACAGGCGGACCATGATGCGAATAATCCAAATAACACTGAGGAGAGCCAGCGACTGTGACAATTCATACATTTCAATACTCAGACCCGCTATCCATGCCCCGCTAGTCAAAGTGGAAAAGCCCAACCCATAAAGAACCCATCGTAACCTGCGCAATGTGTCTGAGACCTCCGGTAATTGGCTGAGGCGATAATGCACTCTGTGGTCCGACAAAGGAACTGAGGATCCCTCTCATTCAGAATGTGAAGTTCAGTGATTATCTTTATCTCATCTTCAGTTCCCTAAATTTTAGAAAAGCCGCGGTGAACAGGCCAAAGTGATGTTCTTGAACCTTAGTGCCATGCGTTTTTCACTGGTAACGATGTCAACAACGTTTTGTCTCTGTTAAGACATTGAGAATAATCCCTAGCCATAAGCAGAAAATCACCGACATAATCATCTTATCTGGTAATCAATTACATTTCTAGATGTCATAAAAAACAACATCCTATCATCGATATAATGTGAAATATCCTGCAAACAGGACTATAGTCTAGATATTGAGAGTTAAACCGCATCTGGGAGCGAGCGACCACGAGTGTTCGTCAACCTGCTACCATTCACATTCATAAAACTCCTCAAGCCAGTGGCCAATGTCTTCGAGGGTCACAGTGTCATCGCGAAAAGGATGGATCTTGATAAGACTGTCAATAACGGTTGCCACTTTTAAGGCGGAAGTTGGGAACGGCTCGTAGTCGAGTATCACAGCAAGAGGCCGCACAAGCGCGGGACTCAGTTTTCCGTGATCGAGAACGCCGAAAAGACCTCCGGTGTCGCTAACCATCCGTTCTTGGAATAGGATGACTTCCGCGAACGACACCCAACGCATTAACGATCCGCTAATTGCTTAAACGCTTCAAGATGGCGCTACTGAATGCGATCATCAACGGCAATAAAACGCTCATTGACTTCCAATGCAGAGGAGATCGTGATTCGATGCACATTAACCGGTTTGAGAATCTTCACGTTTTTCGCCATTCTCCACACTCCCCTTTTTTGTGCCTTCATCCTGAGCCATCCTTGGTTGAATAGAAAGGGTTGAATCCATCTTGAGGAGGAATCGCTAGTGACTACCAGTATAAAGAAAAAATCTTTCCCCGAACAGCCGGTAACGGTCCTATGGGTGGACATCCCCCAGGATGAGGAAGACGGGTGATTGGCTTTGTCGATACGGATCGGATTGCACGTCTTGCAACAGATGGTGGCGTTGGACGTGGAGCAGTTGGCGGGTCCCCAAGGACGTCATGATCCGCGGCGCCAAGCGGTCTCTTTTAAGCCCATTTAAAAGACGAGACAATCGCGATCTCTCCTGGTAGGATTATCACGAGCAAGAGGAGAGAGTGTGCTTGATATGAGGCACCCCGATTCACCGGAATTCAAGCAACAGATTATCCAAGAAGGTCAAGATACGCAAAATACTCCATGGGTCGTCATCCATTCAACCCGTCACTGGTACGTCGTACAGTGTGAGAGGCTGTGAAAGCTGCACCCCAACCCCACGACTTCGTGACCTTGATGGATGAAAATGAACGCTTAAAGACATGATTAGATCTGCCAATGGCCGCGCTTCAAGATCTGCTGCAAAAAAGGATCCGTCCGTAATAGCATGACGTGAACACGTCATAGACTGACATCAACGGATCCTTGAAGTCCCATTCGTCGGTGGTATGCCACGCTCCACTTGTCTCGGGCCACCTTTTATGGCTTGCGTCATCGCGAGTACCATCCAACAACGCATTTTAGACTTACATACATGATTTTACCCCACCACAGTCTTGAAACATCTGTTTGTGGGCATCACAACCAACTAAAAGGGATCCCAAACTACCGTGTAATATTGGGATCCCTTGATTAGTCAACTAGGGATTACCTCTAGAAAAACTAGTTAGTAGTCCCCTAACATTTGGAATAACCGCACGACTGGCAATGCTGACATCCTTCTTCGTAAACCAGGGTTGGTGCATCGCATTGAGGGCACAGGTCCAAGTGAAGTGAGGTATGACGGTTATCACGTTCCTCGGTCTTTCTCGTGTTCGGGCTAGGAGAGGTAATTGCTGCGGCCTCTTCTCCCGGACGTTGGCGCAGGTGGGACTCTAGAAGTTGGCCAATGGCGTCAACAACGCTGAGCACGCGTCCTGGACCAAAGCCCATTTGGTTCGCACCACCGATACCTTTTAATTGTTCCGCGACCAGTTCAAGTCGACGTCTTGGCGTGAGATTGCCGTTTGACCGGAGATAAAGACTGATAACGCGTCCTAAGGATTCCATAAAGGATTGAACCTCCGATCCCGCTCGTCCTAACAACATGAAGACTTCAAAAGGATTGCCATCTACTTCGTTAATCACAACCCGCGCGGTCCCCGCTGGCGTTTCCTTTCGGTAAGTCCGCCCATTAATCAATTGGGGAACCGGATAGACTTCAACATCATCAGCCATTGGCGGCATGTTTTCCGGAGTCGTAGCGTTAACAGCATCATTTTTCGGCGAAGACTCTTCACTCAAATGAAGAACCTGCTCGGTACGACTCTGATCCCGGTAAATTGTCACGCCCTTACATCCCAGGTCATAGGCTAATTCATATAACCTGGCTGTATCTTCAACCGTATACGTGCTCGGTGCGTTAGCCGTCTTGGAAATACTCGAATCCGTCCAACGTTGAATAGCCGCTTGCACATAGACGTGTTCTTCAGGAGTGAGATCCATAGCGCCAACAAAATATGAAGGCAGTTCCATACCCGGATGGGCTTCTTTCCATTCAGCGGCCACCGGTACATATTGTTCGTCATAGCCTAGACGCGACTGGCGGAAATAGGTTAAAGCATAATACGGTTCAATTCCGGTGCTTGTTCCGACCATAGTCCCTACCGTTCCGGTTGGAGCTTGTGTCAAAATGGTGACATTGCGAACCCCATGTTCTCTGATGGCTTGCCTCACGGATTCCGGCAATCGTTTAATAAAGCCGCTTTGCAGATATAATTCCGCGTTAAACGCAGGAAATGGGCCTTTTTCCTTCGCCAGTTCAACATCATATAAATAACTTTCTACCGCAATAAACTTATATAGCTTATCGATAAAATCTAATGATTCGGGACTTCCATAACGCAATCCTAGCCGAATGAGTAACTCCCCAAGCCCCATAGTTCCTAGACCAATACGGCGTTCTTTCTGTTGGTTGTCATAATTTTGTTGAAAGAAGTATGGGGTGGCGTCCACAATATCATCAAGAAATCGAACACCCATCCGGATCGTTGTCCGTAACCCATCCCAATTCACATCATTGGTTTCTCGATCATAAAAGGCGGAGAGGTTTATATGACCTAAAGTACAAACTCCCCACGCGGGCAAAGGTTGTTCGGCACAAGGATTGGTACTGATTAAGGGATTAAAATACCAACTATTGGAATCCTTTTCGTGCCGTTCATCAAAGACGATACCAGGCTCCGCAGCCTGCCATGCTCCTTTAATGATTTCGTTCCAGATTTTTCTTGCCTTAACCGTTTCGTAAACAATAATGGGCTTGTCCGCTTTTTTCCAATTCTCGAGGTTTCCATCCCATAGCGTATCGTAATCGGGATCTGTCGTATCGGGAAAGACCAAATCCCAATCGTCATCATTTTTCACGGCTTGCATGAAACTATCAGAAATTCGAACACTAATATTAGCATTTTCAACCATTCCGGGCGTTTTCTTGACATCAATAAATCGCCAAATATCAGGGTGCCAATCTTCAATTTGTAACATTAATGCCCCCCGCCGTGAGCCGCCCTGCTCAACCAGTCCTGTAGCCCGGGAATACAAATCCATCCACGATACAGCCCCAGAGGATCGTCCATTTACTCCACGAACAGCCGCACGGGCTGGCCGTAGGGAGGAAATATTGATTCCAACGCCACCTCCCCGGCTCATAATTTCGATCATCTGTCCAAGCGTTTCGACAATCCCCTCTCGACTATCCCGGGGACTGGGGATGACGTAGCAATTGAAATAGGTTAATTTTTGGTCGGTTCCGGCACCGGCCCAGATTCGGCCTCCCGGCACAAAATGCAGTGCCGCAATTTCCTTGGCAAAACTATCTTCCACGTCTTGCCGCACCTTAGGCTTTTCAACTTTAGCCACCCCGCGCGCAATCCGGCGGGCAACTTCGTCAATCGTCTTTTCGATGGGCCGATCACAATCCACCACACGGCGCTCGATGAGATCCCCTTTTTGAGGGCCGGTT is a window encoding:
- a CDS encoding MFS transporter, translated to MRRLRWVLYGLGFSTLTSGAWIAGLSIEMYELSQSLALLSVIWIIRIMVRLFLQPLAGSIIDRSERSRAVWMAYLFSGWFGILCALWINWKGASVLTLLVVVTGFQVFESVSSPGLQKLIQIALPKQALNRFNGRRLAISRSAAIVGPALGAELLAKTGSIVPLIALFALAQIFLGWGSLRSRVVGPRVSTQHPTLYAVLKDGWHYAGTRKDLVAIFVLAATASGGWRMIEILVPALSHATVFGTGLTGPAYSMSAVGSIGMGWILSRYQRDYPIRWILLSQLVNMIPFALFVLTPTPLGIIMAVLVTGMNADFHDVVVSTYLQKTVPHEFYGRTSSSYRTILAMGALPVVVATWLHIIPTIAVASYVSLVLLGLGGIVIWRMLRSADASYSFTISK
- a CDS encoding adenosylcobalamin-dependent ribonucleoside-diphosphate reductase, which gives rise to MELSTGFSSELSWKIFLDRYTLKDPNRNFQVGDLAIALVEPHPKWPKKDVGIVREILPDGHLSIELLTGPQKGDLIERRVVDCDRPIEKTIDEVARRIARGVAKVEKPKVRQDVEDSFAKEIAALHFVPGGRIWAGAGTDQKLTYFNCYVIPSPRDSREGIVETLGQMIEIMSRGGGVGINISSLRPARAAVRGVNGRSSGAVSWMDLYSRATGLVEQGGSRRGALMLQIEDWHPDIWRFIDVKKTPGMVENANISVRISDSFMQAVKNDDDWDLVFPDTTDPDYDTLWDGNLENWKKADKPIIVYETVKARKIWNEIIKGAWQAAEPGIVFDERHEKDSNSWYFNPLISTNPCAEQPLPAWGVCTLGHINLSAFYDRETNDVNWDGLRTTIRMGVRFLDDIVDATPYFFQQNYDNQQKERRIGLGTMGLGELLIRLGLRYGSPESLDFIDKLYKFIAVESYLYDVELAKEKGPFPAFNAELYLQSGFIKRLPESVRQAIREHGVRNVTILTQAPTGTVGTMVGTSTGIEPYYALTYFRQSRLGYDEQYVPVAAEWKEAHPGMELPSYFVGAMDLTPEEHVYVQAAIQRWTDSSISKTANAPSTYTVEDTARLYELAYDLGCKGVTIYRDQSRTEQVLHLSEESSPKNDAVNATTPENMPPMADDVEVYPVPQLINGRTYRKETPAGTARVVINEVDGNPFEVFMLLGRAGSEVQSFMESLGRVISLYLRSNGNLTPRRRLELVAEQLKGIGGANQMGFGPGRVLSVVDAIGQLLESHLRQRPGEEAAAITSPSPNTRKTEERDNRHTSLHLDLCPQCDAPTLVYEEGCQHCQSCGYSKC